A stretch of the Panicum virgatum strain AP13 chromosome 9N, P.virgatum_v5, whole genome shotgun sequence genome encodes the following:
- the LOC120693404 gene encoding F-box protein At5g07610-like, translating to MAIGRELTDDLIADVLRRLPPRGVAVSRCVCRAWRDLVDARRLLRADLLPRSVGGIFMNYAALYYPEFFSRPTTGPSISGDLDFIPGFSKVMDHCNGLLLCRETTDDHDYVSNPATRQWARLPPRPTSQMGEAFDYIECLAYDPTVSPHYEVFLIPSLPDEPKSMLDSEMVRSEWPPSSYTMQVFSSRTGCWEERSFVLEGGRWKEGRMVQTIPYMKVYWRGALYVACKIGFVLRISISNAKYRLVPMPSNVSYKHHGCLSLGRSEKGVYCAFEHDSQGLRIFLLNESSDQVGWELKHIVDFTSFARKFHARGDYSEQLKGPWILQDINYYKYPYDNDEHREIVEDNFEWNSDDDNILNTEDMAEGFYEGYISFLGFHPYKEIVFLNAALTRAVAYHWNTSKFQDLGNIYPKDYLEVTLHCVNIDTSFVYTLCWMEDLPQNNLEPRIED from the exons ATGGCGATCGGGCGGGAGCTGACCGACGACCTCATCGCCGAcgtcctgcgccgcctcccgccgcgcgGCGTGGCCGTGTCCCGGTGCGTCTGCAGGGCGTGGCGCGACCTCGTCGATGCGCGCCGGCTGCTGCGCGCGGACCTGCTCCCGCGCTCCGTGGGCGGCATCTTCATGAACTACGCCGCGCTCTATTACCCGGAGTTCTTCTCCCGCCCCACGACGGGCCCCTCGATCTCCGGCGACCTCGACTTTATCCCTGGGTTCTCTAAGGTCATGGACCACTGCAACGGCCTCTTGCTTTGCAGAGAGACCACGGATGACCATGACTACGTCTCCAACCCAGCGACGCGGCAGTGGGCACGGCTGCCCCCGCGCCCAACCTCGCAGATGGGGGAGGCCTTTGACTACATCGAATGCCTCGCGTACGATCCCACTGTGTCGCCACACTACGAGGTGTTCTTGATCCCTTCCCTCCCTGATGAGCCCAAGTCAATGCTTGACTCGGAGATGGTGAGATCTGAATGGCCACCGTCATCATACACAATGCAAGTGTTTTCATCAAGAACTGGGTGCTGGGAGGAGAGGTCCTTTGTTCTCGAAGGAGGGCGCTGGAAGGAGGGGCGTATGGTTCAAACCATCCCTTACATGAAAGTCTATTGGCGTGGAGCGCTCTACGTGGCCtgcaaaattggttttgttctGAG GATATCCATTTCAAATGCAAAGTACAGATTGGTTCCGATGCCATCAAATGTATCATATAAGCACCATGGATGCCTTTCTTTGGGAAGATCAGAGAAGGGGGTATATTGTGCATTTGAGCATGATTCGCAAGGACTTCGAATTTTTCTCCTTAATGAATCAAGTGATCAAGTGGGATGGGAACTGAAGCATATTGTTGATTTTACGTCCTTTGCTCGTAAGTTTCATGCACGTGGGGACTACAGTGAGCAACTTAAGGGGCCTTGGATATTACAGGATATCAACTATTACAAATATCCTTATGACAATGATGAACATAGAGAGATAGTAGAAGACAACTTTGAATGGAACTCTGACGATGATAACATTCTCAACACAGAGGATATGGCTGAAGGGTTCTATGAGGGGTATATCAGTTTTCTTGGGTTTCATCCATATAAAGAGATTGTCTTCTTGAATGCAGCTTTGACGAGAGCAGTAGCTTATCATTGGAATACCTCGAAGTTTCAGGATTTGGGCAACATATATCCAAAAGATTACCTTGAAGTTACTCTGCATTGTGTAAACATAGATACTTCTTTCGTATACACACTATGCTGGATGGAGGATCTCCCACAAAATAATTTGGAACCGCGGATTGAAGATTAG
- the LOC120689237 gene encoding uncharacterized protein LOC120689237 → MITSEAREKRERGEDAAAAARRQGGVGGYPAAVAAGASAGRCISSRLTAVSALSSGGRRRKGQRRGEAKPPSPPPPPPEPLPRHGETSSSKNKSGARPSVEAKKNRPVELEEARGPRSPERGGARKGGTPPPPQQQQQEKAKAKRAVRWKCASGCGACCKLDKGPDFPTPDEIFADHPDYLQLYRSMTGDDGWCINYDKATRTCNIYQDRSLFCRVEPKAFDEFFGVPRSRFDREACSACLDNIKMVYGDDSAELSNFKRVIRDESKKLELEASKNQDKLLDT, encoded by the exons ATGATTACTT CGGAAGCGAGGGAGAAACGGGAGCGAGGcgaagatgctgctgctgctgcgcggcgccagggcggcgtcggcggatATCCAGCCGCGGTGGCCGCAGGCGCCAGTGCAGGCAGGTGCATATCCAGCCGGCTCACCGCCGTCTCCGCCTTGTCCTCGGGcggaaggaggaggaagggccAGCGGAGGGGGGAGGCCAAgcccccgtccccgccgccaccgccgccggagccctTGCCTCGGCACGGCGAGACCTCGAGCAGCAAGAATAAGTCCGGCGCGAGGCCATCGGTTGAGGCCAAGAAGAACCGCCCGGTGGAACTGGAAGAAGCGCGCGGCCCGCGGAGTCCGGAGCGCGGCGGGGCGAGGAAGgggggcacgccgccgccgccgcagcagcagcagcaggagaagGCAAAGGCGAAGCGGGCGGTGCGGTGGAAGTGCGCGAGCGGGTGCGGGGCGTGCTGCAAGCTGGACAAGGGCCCCGACTTCCCCACCCCCGACGAGATCTTCGCCGACCACCCCGATTACCTCCAG CTGTACAGGAGCATGACCGGCGACGATGGATGGTGCATCAACTACGACAAGGCCACCCGCACCTGCAACATTTACCAAG ACCGATCTTTGTTCTGCAGGGTGGAACCGAAGGCTTTCGATGAGTTCTTTGGCGTGCCACGCAGCAGATTCGACCGGGAAGCTTGCAG TGCTTGCCTGGATAACATCAAGATGGTGTATGGTGATGACTCCGCCGAGCTCAGTAATTTCAAGCGTGTGATAAGGGATGAAAGTAAAAAGCTGGAACTGGAAGCAAGCAAGAACCAAGACAAATTATTGGATACATAA